The DNA region TCTCAGGAGTCATGTCAATTATCCAGGGCGATCGCATCTAAATTATTCTTGGCCACAAACAAGGTATCGTTAATTTTATTCTCTGTTGATGATGAGTAACCGCTCAATAATCCGAGGTAAATTGCTCAGTCACAAGCCTCAAATAGCGTAAAATCGTTCTTGAACTGGTAGTTGCCTCGATTTATTGAACGGATACGATCATGAGCCATACCTATGTAGTCAGGTCAACGTTTGCTACAATCGCAATTAGCTCATTACCGCCAGGGAGTTGGGCGAAAATTAAAGTATCAAGCTGAGTTATCACAGAGGCTGTTTGAAGTTTATAACTCACACTTGTACTAAGTCCCAACTGATCGATACCCTTCTCAAAGCCCAAAATAGTAGCAAAGTCATTGTCGCCAGCAGATATATAATAAGAGTTGTTCGCATCCCCAAGCACAAATAAATCTTTCACGCCATCGCCATTCGTATTTGTGATCTCGCCCTGATTGTCAACCGCACCGCCACCAACTAAGACGTCTCTCTCAAATGATGTTCCTCTACCAGGGGCAAATCCATTGAGAGTGTCACTACCAGCACCCCCTACGAGAAAATCCTCAAAGAATCCTTGAGGAGCATTTGGAGATCCGC from Nostoc commune NIES-4072 includes:
- a CDS encoding calcium-binding protein, whose amino-acid sequence is MATLQGTSGDDTLNGGSGNDSINGGLGNDLLFGNGGNDTLNGDQGSDVIFGGDGNDLLLGGPSGSPNAPQGFFEDFLVGGAGSDTLNGFAPGRGTSFERDVLVGGGAVDNQGEITNTNGDGVKDLFVLGDANNSYYISAGDNDFATILGFEKGIDQLGLSTSVSYKLQTASVITQLDTLIFAQLPGGNELIAIVANVDLTT